Proteins from a single region of Phycisphaeraceae bacterium D3-23:
- a CDS encoding GTP-binding protein, which translates to MPTSPIRNVAVIAHVDHGKTTLTDQLLYQSGMFRTEDLNKLAGGQHNLVMDTGDLERERGITITAKNCAITYRHTDGADYKINLIDTPGHADFGGEVERVLNMADGCLLVVDSFEGPMPQTRFVLEKALRARAQARRRR; encoded by the coding sequence ATGCCCACCTCCCCCATCCGCAACGTCGCCGTCATCGCCCACGTCGACCACGGCAAGACGACACTCACCGACCAGCTCCTCTACCAGTCGGGCATGTTCCGCACCGAGGACCTCAACAAGCTCGCCGGCGGTCAGCACAACCTGGTCATGGACACCGGCGACCTCGAACGCGAGCGTGGCATCACCATCACCGCCAAGAACTGCGCCATCACCTACCGCCACACCGACGGCGCGGACTACAAGATCAACCTCATCGACACCCCGGGCCACGCGGACTTCGGCGGCGAAGTCGAACGCGTCCTCAACATGGCCGACGGCTGCCTGCTCGTGGTCGACTCCTTCGAGGGGCCCATGCCCCAGACCCGCTTCGTCCTCGAAAAGGCGCTTCGCGCTCGGGCTCAAGCCCGTCGTCGTCGTTAA
- the atpD gene encoding F0F1 ATP synthase subunit beta — MANGTVSQVIGSTFDAQFPEDALPEIYNAINVDYKVGDETVHLVGEVQQHLGGGQVRAVALGSTDGLTRGETVVDTGAPVSVPVGEQVLGRVFNLLGNPIDEKGPVESDRRAPIHRKPPAFKQLSPKTEILETGIKVVDLLCPFVRGGKIGLFGGAGVGKTVIIQEMIARVAKNFGGYSVFCGVGERTREGNDLWGEMAESEYTDADGNTAYVLDKVAMVFGQMNEPPGARLRVALSGLTMAENFRDESGKETLIFVDNVFRFTQAGSEVSALLGRMPSAVGYQPTLSTEMGELQERITSTDKGAITSVQAIYVPADDLTDPAPATAFSHLDAFVVLERSIAEKGIFPAIDPLTSTSRILDPGVVGERHYACARQVQTILQRYKSLQDIIAILGVDELAEEDKLIVGRARKIERFLSQPFHVAEIFTGFPGVDSTLEETIDSFERLCAGEGDDLPESAFMYVGTLDDAKAKAAKMASDA; from the coding sequence ATGGCCAACGGCACCGTCTCCCAAGTCATCGGCTCGACCTTCGACGCCCAGTTCCCCGAGGACGCACTCCCCGAAATCTACAACGCCATCAACGTCGACTACAAGGTCGGTGACGAGACCGTCCACCTCGTCGGCGAGGTCCAGCAGCACCTCGGCGGCGGCCAGGTCCGCGCCGTCGCGCTGGGCTCGACCGACGGGCTCACCCGCGGCGAGACCGTCGTCGACACCGGCGCACCCGTCTCCGTCCCCGTCGGCGAGCAGGTGCTGGGCCGGGTCTTCAACCTGCTCGGTAACCCGATCGACGAGAAGGGCCCGGTCGAATCCGACCGCCGTGCGCCGATCCACCGCAAGCCCCCGGCCTTCAAGCAGCTCAGCCCCAAGACCGAGATCCTCGAGACCGGCATCAAGGTCGTCGACCTCCTGTGCCCCTTCGTCCGCGGCGGCAAGATCGGGCTGTTCGGCGGGGCGGGCGTCGGCAAGACCGTCATCATCCAGGAGATGATCGCACGCGTCGCCAAGAACTTCGGCGGCTACTCCGTCTTCTGCGGCGTCGGCGAACGCACACGCGAGGGCAACGACCTCTGGGGCGAGATGGCCGAGTCCGAGTACACCGATGCGGACGGCAACACCGCGTACGTGCTCGACAAGGTCGCGATGGTGTTTGGCCAGATGAACGAACCGCCCGGTGCGCGTCTGCGTGTCGCGCTGTCGGGGCTCACCATGGCCGAGAACTTCCGCGACGAGTCGGGCAAGGAGACACTGATCTTCGTCGACAACGTCTTCCGTTTCACGCAGGCCGGCTCGGAAGTGTCCGCGCTGCTGGGCCGGATGCCCTCGGCCGTGGGCTACCAGCCCACGCTCTCGACCGAGATGGGCGAGCTGCAGGAACGCATCACCTCGACCGACAAGGGCGCGATTACCTCCGTCCAGGCCATCTACGTCCCGGCGGACGACCTCACCGACCCCGCCCCCGCGACGGCGTTTAGTCACTTGGACGCCTTCGTTGTTCTTGAGCGTTCGATTGCCGAGAAGGGCATCTTCCCCGCGATCGACCCGCTCACCTCGACCTCCCGCATCCTCGACCCCGGCGTCGTCGGCGAACGCCACTACGCCTGTGCCCGACAGGTGCAGACCATCCTCCAGCGCTACAAGTCGCTCCAGGACATCATCGCGATCCTCGGTGTTGACGAGCTCGCCGAAGAAGACAAGCTGATCGTCGGCCGGGCACGCAAGATCGAACGCTTCCTTTCGCAGCCCTTCCACGTCGCCGAGATCTTCACCGGCTTCCCCGGCGTCGACTCGACCCTCGAGGAAACCATCGACTCCTTCGAACGCCTCTGCGCCGGCGAAGGCGACGACCTGCCCGAGTCGGCGTTCATGTACGTCGGCACGCTCGACGACGCGAAAGCCAAGGCCGCGAAGATGGCGAGTGACGCGTAA
- a CDS encoding N-acetylmuramic acid 6-phosphate etherase, protein MTTPDSTTNTTAASRGHLATEQRLAAAAAVDAQPIEATLRLMNTQDMQVPQAVRNAIPAMTKLVEDIVAGFNAGGRLLYCGAGTSGRLGVLDASECPPTFCSDPGQVVGFIAGGDGALRVAVEGAEDDFEGAHAKIDELNLGEHDTLIGIAAGGTTPYVWGAIQHAGQRGATTALMTCVPVKSLQTRPRAAVVKGNQPLSLPPPPKLPAEVDHRIELLVGPEVLTGSTRLKAGTATKLALNMISTAAMLQMGKAWGNLMIDLNASNAKLVDRSIRIVTGQTNLSREDAADAIDKAGGSVKLALIMVLRDVDLETAQALLDEHGQKLRPILGPPK, encoded by the coding sequence ATGACGACACCCGACTCCACGACGAACACGACCGCGGCCTCGCGCGGGCACCTGGCGACCGAGCAGCGGCTCGCGGCGGCGGCGGCGGTCGATGCCCAGCCGATCGAAGCAACCCTCCGGCTGATGAACACGCAGGACATGCAGGTGCCCCAGGCGGTGCGCAATGCGATCCCCGCGATGACGAAGCTGGTCGAGGACATCGTCGCCGGCTTCAACGCCGGCGGGCGTCTGCTCTACTGCGGCGCGGGGACGTCGGGCCGGCTCGGTGTGCTCGACGCCAGCGAGTGCCCGCCGACGTTCTGCTCGGACCCGGGCCAGGTGGTCGGCTTCATCGCCGGCGGCGACGGCGCGCTGCGCGTCGCGGTTGAAGGGGCAGAAGACGACTTCGAGGGCGCACACGCAAAGATCGACGAGCTCAATCTTGGCGAACACGACACACTTATCGGTATCGCGGCGGGCGGGACGACGCCCTACGTCTGGGGCGCGATCCAGCACGCCGGACAACGCGGCGCGACAACGGCGCTGATGACCTGCGTCCCGGTCAAGTCCCTCCAAACCCGGCCGCGCGCCGCAGTCGTCAAGGGCAACCAGCCGTTGAGTCTGCCCCCCCCGCCCAAGCTGCCCGCCGAGGTCGACCACCGCATCGAGTTGCTCGTGGGCCCGGAAGTCCTGACCGGCTCGACCCGGCTCAAGGCGGGGACGGCCACGAAGCTCGCGCTCAATATGATCAGCACGGCCGCGATGCTCCAGATGGGCAAGGCCTGGGGCAACCTGATGATCGACCTCAACGCGAGCAACGCCAAGCTCGTCGACCGATCGATCCGCATCGTCACGGGCCAGACCAACCTGTCGCGCGAAGACGCCGCCGACGCGATCGACAAGGCCGGCGGCAGCGTCAAGCTCGCGCTCATCATGGTGCTGCGCGACGTCGATCTTGAAACGGCGCAGGCCCTGCTCGACGAACACGGGCAGAAGCTGCGGCCGATCCTGGGCCCGCCGAAGTAG
- a CDS encoding polyphosphate kinase 2 family protein — protein sequence MNTQADTEADVLEDFELDTKPYRVPDGKPFDLADRATRDDGGFEKEDAKACFHALRRRLVDLQENLYAESKRSLLVVFQAMDAGGKDSTTKAVFGPVDPAGCRVKSFKAPTSEELGHDFLWRVHQNVPKKGYIGVFNRSHYEDAVTVAVKKLAPKDVWKHRVDHINHFEHLLHTEGTRVVKFFLHISKDYQKERLQRRLDRPDKHWKFNPADLDERARWEKYQDRYAEVFAQTSPKDAPWYVIPAERRWYRNLLVCKVLVDLLEKMDPQPPEPDFDPASIVIE from the coding sequence ATGAACACCCAAGCCGACACCGAAGCGGATGTGCTCGAGGATTTCGAGCTGGACACCAAGCCCTACCGCGTGCCTGATGGTAAGCCGTTCGACCTGGCCGACCGCGCGACGCGGGATGATGGCGGGTTCGAGAAGGAAGACGCCAAGGCCTGCTTCCACGCGCTGCGTCGTCGGCTGGTCGACCTCCAGGAGAACCTCTACGCCGAGTCGAAGCGCTCCCTGCTCGTCGTGTTCCAGGCGATGGACGCGGGCGGCAAGGACTCGACGACCAAGGCCGTCTTCGGCCCGGTCGACCCCGCCGGCTGCCGGGTCAAGAGCTTCAAGGCCCCGACCAGCGAGGAGCTTGGCCACGACTTCCTCTGGCGGGTCCACCAGAACGTCCCGAAGAAGGGCTACATCGGCGTCTTCAACCGCAGCCACTACGAAGACGCCGTGACCGTCGCGGTGAAGAAGCTCGCGCCCAAGGATGTCTGGAAGCACCGCGTCGATCACATCAACCACTTCGAGCACCTGCTGCACACCGAGGGCACGCGCGTCGTCAAGTTCTTCCTGCACATCAGCAAGGACTACCAGAAAGAACGCCTGCAGCGTCGGCTGGATCGCCCTGACAAGCACTGGAAGTTCAACCCGGCCGACCTCGACGAACGGGCTCGCTGGGAGAAGTACCAGGACCGCTACGCGGAGGTGTTTGCGCAGACCTCGCCCAAGGATGCGCCGTGGTACGTCATCCCGGCCGAGCGCCGCTGGTACCGCAACTTGCTGGTGTGCAAGGTGCTGGTTGATTTGTTAGAGAAGATGGACCCGCAGCCGCCCGAGCCGGATTTTGACCCAGCGTCGATTGTGATTGAGTAG
- a CDS encoding helix-turn-helix transcriptional regulator, protein MQDKARRDLFRGSLDVMVLSVLADGRAYGYSIQKQLKQAGGQTIQAGSLYPLLHRLEAGGLIKATWDRSSARERKWYELTAAGKRELRRSAADWQAYLARLQALVLPAVRNIASKGNIERT, encoded by the coding sequence ATGCAAGACAAAGCCCGCCGAGACCTGTTCCGTGGCTCGCTGGATGTGATGGTGCTGTCCGTGCTCGCGGATGGGCGGGCGTATGGGTACTCGATCCAGAAGCAGCTCAAGCAGGCGGGCGGCCAAACGATCCAGGCCGGCTCGCTGTACCCGCTGTTGCACCGGCTTGAAGCGGGCGGGCTCATCAAGGCGACGTGGGACCGCTCCAGCGCCCGCGAGCGCAAGTGGTACGAGCTCACCGCCGCGGGCAAGCGCGAGCTCCGCCGAAGCGCCGCCGACTGGCAGGCCTACCTCGCCCGGCTGCAGGCCCTCGTGCTCCCGGCCGTGCGCAACATCGCTTCCAAAGGCAACATCGAGCGGACGTAG
- a CDS encoding anhydro-N-acetylmuramic acid kinase — translation MTPPRERIVAGCMTGTSLDGLDAALVRIVGTGLDMTAQYLGWVSHDMPPELRETLMHLASGGAAEPLTYLRAARGVGELYADSVQRLLDETQGPRPEFVVAHGQTIWHAPKDDGGPKSWQLFDPWPVVKRIGVPVCYDLRQADLIAGGEGAPLTPLADWVMYREKADVVLNLGGIVNHTTLFDDDFEYLPACDIGPCNILLDGLNQRLLGTPYDEDGATAAKGKRVQPVLHAIGKAIRSKHREHGHPASLGRELYNTAWLDELAESIRPLASIEDILHTAVIHTAIDACTAVDEYDEADFGETRRHTVVLAGGGTKNRALVDQIRANLGSQDVDLKMDYDYDVLLSDDLGIPCEAREAMGFAVLGALSRDGVPCSLPQVTGAKDPGVAGVWAGVGQGD, via the coding sequence ATGACCCCACCACGTGAACGCATCGTCGCGGGCTGTATGACGGGCACGTCGCTGGACGGACTCGACGCAGCGCTCGTGCGCATCGTCGGGACCGGGCTGGACATGACGGCCCAGTACCTGGGCTGGGTGTCGCACGACATGCCCCCGGAATTGAGGGAGACGCTGATGCACCTCGCTTCCGGGGGTGCGGCCGAGCCGTTGACGTACCTGCGTGCCGCGCGCGGCGTGGGCGAACTGTATGCCGACAGCGTGCAGCGCCTGCTCGACGAGACCCAAGGCCCGCGTCCTGAGTTTGTCGTCGCCCACGGCCAAACGATCTGGCACGCGCCCAAAGACGATGGCGGCCCCAAGAGTTGGCAGCTCTTCGACCCCTGGCCGGTGGTCAAGCGCATCGGCGTCCCGGTGTGCTACGACCTGCGCCAGGCCGACCTGATCGCGGGGGGTGAGGGTGCGCCACTCACACCGTTGGCGGATTGGGTGATGTATCGGGAGAAGGCAGACGTTGTTCTAAATCTGGGTGGTATCGTGAATCACACCACGCTGTTCGACGATGATTTTGAGTACCTCCCCGCATGTGACATCGGCCCCTGCAACATTTTGCTCGACGGGCTCAACCAACGGCTGCTTGGCACCCCTTATGACGAAGACGGAGCAACGGCCGCAAAAGGCAAGCGTGTCCAGCCGGTGCTGCATGCAATTGGCAAAGCGATACGAAGCAAACATCGCGAGCACGGCCACCCCGCTTCACTCGGCCGTGAGTTGTACAACACGGCCTGGCTGGATGAGTTAGCCGAATCGATTCGACCACTGGCCTCCATCGAAGACATCCTGCACACCGCCGTCATCCATACCGCAATTGATGCATGTACTGCGGTTGATGAGTACGACGAGGCCGACTTCGGAGAAACTCGACGCCACACCGTTGTACTCGCGGGGGGCGGCACAAAAAACAGGGCACTTGTCGATCAGATCCGTGCCAACCTGGGTTCACAAGATGTAGACCTGAAGATGGATTATGACTACGACGTCCTCCTCTCCGACGACCTCGGCATCCCCTGCGAAGCCCGTGAGGCGATGGGGTTTGCGGTATTGGGGGCGTTGTCGCGGGACGGGGTGCCTTGTTCGCTGCCGCAGGTGACGGGGGCGAAAGACCCGGGGGTCGCGGGGGTGTGGGCGGGGGTCGGGCAGGGGGATTGA